A stretch of the Solanum dulcamara chromosome 6, daSolDulc1.2, whole genome shotgun sequence genome encodes the following:
- the LOC129892403 gene encoding uncharacterized protein LOC129892403, which yields MSTYGDPMVMVIEHLQCSMSNDLLCKFPDNSAFDFDYTQSSIWSPLVPRPLSSSNRRLSSGLSRKLSYEDVSVGCTNFKKVTAKIKRKLSNSVTENMREYYHKSKKRKKKALDFTRLPSSSKLASTTPTPRKGWAKVLKAASKHFKKRNKKKDSKGDVNFCKSLTDNSLLRTSAYP from the exons ATGAGCACTTATGGAGATCCAATGGTGATGGTCATTGAACATTTGCAGTGTTCCATGTCCAATGATCTGCTCTGTAAATTTCCCGATAATTCAGCATTCGATTTCGATTATACCCAGAGTTCAATTTGGTCTCCTCTAGTACCTCGACCATTGTCGTCGTCTAACCGGAGGCTCAGCTCAGGTCTGTCTCGAAAGCTTTCGTATGAGGATGTCTCGGTAGGATGTACTAATTTCAAGAAAGTGACGGCGAAAATCAAGAGGAAGTTGTCTAATTCTGTCACAGAGAATATGAGAGAATATTATcacaaatcgaagaagagaaagaagaaggcTTTAGATTTCACTCGTCTACCATCTTCATCTAAACTCGCCTCCACTACGCCAACCCCACGAAAG GGGTGGGCTAAGGTACTGAAAGCGGCTTCGAAGCATTTCAAGAAGAGGAACAAGAAGAAAGATTCCAAAGGTGATGTTAATTTTTGCAAATCTTTGACTGACAACAGTCTTCTGCGAACTTCTGCATATCCATAG